In a single window of the Falco rusticolus isolate bFalRus1 chromosome 13, bFalRus1.pri, whole genome shotgun sequence genome:
- the BOK gene encoding bcl-2-related ovarian killer protein isoform X2, producing the protein MEVLRRSSVFAAEVMEVFDRSPTDKELVSQAKALCRDYINSRLIRAGVSWSKPEYNAPVPGGKLAEVSTILLRLGDELEYIRPNVYRNIARQLNISLHSETVVMDAFLAVAAQIFTAGITWGKVVSLYAVAAGLAVDCVRHAQPAMVHTIVDCLGEFVRKTLVTWLKRRGGWTSQNVW; encoded by the exons ATGGAAGTGCTACGCCGTTCCTCAGTCTTTGCTGCAGAGGTGATGGAGGTTTTTGACAGGTCTCCCACTGACAAGGAGCTTGTGTCCCAAGCCAAGGCTCTCTGCAGAGACTACATAAATTCAAGGCTAATTCGAGCAGGTGTCAGCTGGAGCAAACCCGAATACAATGCACCAGTACCTGGTGGTAAGCTGGCCGAGGTGTCCACCATACTGCTGCGACTAG GGGATGAGCTGGAATATATTCGCCCCAACGTCTACCGGAATATTGCCCGCCAATTGAACATCTCACTGCACTCAGAGACGGTGGTGATGGATGCCTTCCTGGCAGTAGCTGCGCAGATTTTCACTGCAG GCATAACATGGGGCAAGGTAGTGTCCCTTTAtgctgtggcagctgggctggcagtggACTGTGTACGGCATGCACAGCCAGCCATGGTTCACACCATCGTAGACTGCCTGGGAGAGTTTGTCCGCAAGACCTTGGTGACATGGCTgaaaagaagaggaggctgg